The Alistipes finegoldii DSM 17242 DNA segment CTTCTTGACGATGCCCTCCTGATTGAGGTAGCCTGCCGAAGCGGCCACCTTGGTCTTCGCGCTGCCGCCTGAAGCGACGCCGATGTTGTAGCTCTGGATGATGCCCGTGCGCATGACCTCCTCCTGCCAGTTGCGGCTGCGGTAGTCGGAGAAGTCCCTCACCCGGTCGGGCAGACCGTCGCCGTTGGTGTCGATACCCCACGCATCGCTGGTCGGGAACTTGGCGAAACGGTAGTCCGCGAACTCCTGTCCCTGAAGCACGTCGATCGTATTCGACATCCGGGCCAGACCGACGCTCATGTCGAAATCGACGGAGGCCTTTTCGCCGCGCCCGCTTTTGGTCGTGATGATCACGACGCCGTTGGCTCCGCGCGATCCGTAAATGGCCGTCGCCGACGCATCCTTGAGGACGGTGATCGACTCGATGTCCGACGGGTTGATGCCCGCCAGCGGATTGTAGCGCACGTTGGCCGAAGTGTAGCTGCTCGTGGCTACTTCGTCGGCGTTGACGTCGATCTGCACGTCGTCGATGATATACAGCGGCTGCGTTCCTGCGTTGATCGAGTTGCCGCCGCGGATCGTAATGTCGATGCCCGCACCGGGTTCGCCCGAACTGGAGCTGACCTGCACGCCTGCCATGCGGCCTTGGAGCGCATCCATAAAGCTCGTGCCCTTCGATTTGGTGATCTCGGACGTGCTCAGCACGCCCAGCGAGCCGGCGACGTTTTTCTTCTGGGCGTCGCCGTAGCCGATCTGCACGACGACGTTCTCGATCTGGGTCACATCCTGCTGCAGTTCGACCCGCAGATCGGTGTTGCTGCCGACCATGATGTTCTGCGGTGCCATGCCGATAAACGAGAAGGTCAGGACGGACTGGTGGTTTTTGACGCTTATGGCGAAGCGGCCTTGGGTGTCGGTCGTGGTTCCGCTGGTGGTTCCCTGCTCGATCACGCTCGCGCCGGCCATCGGTTCGCCGGTCGCGGCGTCCAGCACGGTGCCCGTTACTCGAAGCTGGGCATAGACGCTGCCGCACGTAAACAGGGCCGATAATAGTAAAAGTAGTACACTTTTCTTCATGGTTATATTCGGGTTGGTTTTTACTGGATGGTATGTCGTGGGTCCGTAGCCCCGGAGCCGCCCGTGTCCGGGACGGCTCCGGGAGATGCCGGACACGGAATTATCTCATTTCGGCGGACGCCTTGTCGAGCGGAGTGTGGCGGATGCACCGCACCGAGTAGGCGTTGGTGCGCTGGTAGTTGTTCAGGTATACGCTGGTGCCGTTGAGCATGATGAAACGCGCCGCATTGGTGAAGATGTTGCCTGCGCCGGCGATGATGGGCATGTTCGTCCAGTAGACGCCGCGGCCTCCCGATACGGTTCCTCCGACGACGGCCTGTCCTGCCCACGGCATCTTGAGCGGGCTTCGGGCGAATACGGCGGCCAGATCGGTCACCTTGTAGGAGGTGTCGCCGTAGACCATCGTTTCGAGTCCGGTGACGGCTTTGGCCATCTCGATGAATTCGTTCACCGTCGGTACGCGGTAGCCCGGAGGGCAGGGGTTGTTGTCCTGCGTGGCGGCATCGAGCGGCGCCGCATACGTCTTGTCCTCGAAGCGGCCGCCCCAGAGTCCGTCCCGGTTCGACGTGTCGTCGCGCGCCCAGTCGTGGGGTTCCTTGTTGGTCGGCATGAAACCTTCCCGGCCCGACTCCCGGCGGTCGGCGGTGGGGGTGTTCAGCGGTGCGAGGGCGTTGACGAACGAACCTGCCGTGGCCGATGTCCATTTGGTCTTTTCGTGTCCGTCGGCTTTGCGCGACCACTGGAAGAGCGATCCGAAGGCCGTGTGGTCGTTGGATGCGGCGGCGATGCCCTTTGCGCCGAGATTGCGGTCGAGCCATGTCTGTTCCGTATCCTGCCCGTTCTCGTCCTTGACGGTGATGTTCACGGGGAAATAGATGATCTTGTAATAGTCGTCGGCCGAATCGTAGTTGCGGTCCTTTACGCCGATCACGGTCACTTCGCACCGGGCGGTTTTATTTCCGCCGTCGGTGGTCGAGACGCGGATGGTCGTTTTGCCGTGCGATACGGGAACCAGCACTCCGTCGTCGTCGATTCCGGCGACGAGCGGATCGTCGGAGGTCCACTTGAGCTTTTTGTTCGTGGCGTTCTCCGGCAGGATCGCCGGGGCGAACCGGAAGGCTCCGACACCCGGATCGGCCGCGAAGTCGAATGTCTTGGACGTGGCGTCGAGCGTCAGGCTTTCGATGGGAATGCTGTTGTCCACGTCGTCGATCGTGAGACGGATCGCGTCGTTGACGTGCATGTCGTTGGCTTCGGCCGTGAGCGTCACTTCGCCGAAAGCCAGCGCCGTGACCAGACCGCTCTTGTCGACGGTGGCCACGTTGGTATTGGAGCTGTACCAAGCGATTCTCCGGTTGGTGGCGTCCGCCGGTTCGATCGTGACCGAAAGCTGGTACGTCTTGCCGGGGTTGAGGTGCAGTTCCCGAACGTCGATGCTTACTTTCTCGACATGGACGAATGTCTCCTCGTCGTCTTTGCAGCCGGAGTGGACGGCAGCGACGGCGGCGATCAGAAAAGCGTAAAGAAGTTTTTTCATATTTTAGGGTTTGTTTGTTGGTTGCATGCGGCGGATAAATCGCCTGATCCTGTAAGCAAAATTATCAGGATGAATATTTTTTGGCCCCCGTGTCGTGAAATAAATTAGCGGGAACGGTTTCGGGAACGGTTTGATTGGCCGGGAGCGTTCCCGAAAAAGTCCCAAAAAGGAAGAAAACCGCCCTGAAAAAACTTTTTCAGGACGGAATTGAGGCTGATTCTGCTATTCTGGGGATGCTTCTCCCGCTTCGCCGAATGTGCGTGCCGCTATTGCTGCGGCCTTACGTCGGTGGATTCGCGGATGTTGATCCGTGCATCGAGTACCACCGTGCGGTCCGGAGCGTCGGGATTCTTGATCTTTTCCAGCAGCAGGTTGGCCGCCGTTTCGCCGATCAGGTCGAGGGGCTGGGCCACGGAACTCAGCTGCGGTTCGGTCAGCAGGGCCGACTGCGACTCCGAGAAGCCCATCACGGCGATCTGTTCCGGAATGCGGTAACCCCGTTTTTTGATCGCCTTGAGCGCCCCGATGGCGAGTTGGTCGTTGAAACAGAACACCGCGTCGGGAATGCGGTCGCCGTCGAGTATCGCGTTCATGGTCTCGAAGCCGCATTCGCGGGAGATGTCCCTGCATTGGACGAAGGTATCGGGCGCGGGGGCGATGCCGTGTTTGCTGAGCGCCTGCTTGTAACCTTGGTGGCGTGTGGCCGAGTTGAAAATCCCTTTCGGTCCCATCAGGTGCAGCGGCCGGGTGCGCTTTGTCCCGTTGGCGTAGAGAACGTGCTCCACGGCGAAGAACGCCATCCGGAAATCGTCGATGACCACTTTGCTGGCTTCGACCTCGTTGCTCGGACGGTTGAAGAAGACGATCGGGATTCCGTTGTCGATCAGTCTCCGGTAATATTCGTCGTTGCGGCCCTTTTCGGTGACGGAAAGGATGATGCCCTCCACCATGCTGTTTTCCAGCAGATGCAGATTCTTGAGCTCGATCTCTGCGGATTCGCCCGACTGGGTGATCAGGACGTTGAATCCCTCCTTCTCGAAGACCTTCTGTATCTGGATGATGATGCGCGGGAAAAACGAATTGACGAATTCGGGTACGACGACGCCGATGACCTTCGAGCGTCTGCGTATCAGGTTCTGGGCGTACGGATTAGGCCGGTAGTTCATCTTTTCGGCCATTTCGAGCACCAGCCGTTTGGTCTCCGGCTTGACGTCGGAGTGATCGGCCAAAGCGCGTGAAACAGTGGATTTGGATATGCCCAGAGCTTGGGCGAGATCCTTTATCGTGGCATGTTTTATCATTTCCAGCTTTTTCACGCAAAATAGTATTTTTTTTTACAGTTTACAAAAAATAAAAGATTCCCGCTTTCCGGAAGATTATTCGAGCACGGCGATAAATCCCCCATTCTCCGGCAACTGCACGCTGAGGGGTTCCGGCGCCGGCAGTGCGACCTCGGTCGTCTGCAGCGAACCGTCCGCCGCGTCGCGGGCGATCTGCGCCTTTCGGGCCGTCGCGGGGATCAATCCGGCGGGAATCGTCACCTCTGCGGGAGCGGTGTTCACACCGGCTATGTACCACGTGCCGCCCTTGCGGCGGGCGATGACGGCCAGCCGCCCGATCTCGCTTTGCGGCAGGACGACCGTTTCGTCCCATACCGTCGGCAGGCGGCGGATGATGTCGAGCGCCGGGCGGTAACGCTCGTCGCCGGAGAGGACGAACGGATTTTCGGCGATCGTCAGCAGCGGCGAGTCGAGCAGCAGCGCGAACGCCAGCTGGTGGGCGGCCGTCGTGCCGCCGGGCATGGTGAATGCGACCGGAGTGTAGTCCGCGGCGCCCAGTACGCCGCGCGTGAAGGGCAGGGCCGCATTGTGGCTGGCCGGAATGTTCTGGTTTTCGTCGCCGGGGACGTAGCGGTCCGGATCGGGGGTGCGGCTTTCGTCCCGCATCCGCTTTTCGTAGTTGGCCGTGATGCGGTTGAGTTCGATGCCACGCACGCCCTCGCGGGTGATTTCGTTGGGGTAGGTGCGGATTTCGCCCGTCGGCTTCTGGCAGCCGTGGAGATTGACCAGCAGCCTGCGCCGCGCCGCGTTTTTGAGCAGGTGGGTGTTGAAGTCGATCTGGCGTATGCCTTCGCCGTTCATGAAGTCCACCTTGACGCCCTTTATGCCGACCGCCGCGACCGAGTCCAGAAAGCCGCGCATCTGGCGGTAGTCGTCCGCCGGATCGTTGAGCTTCTCCCAATGGCGCCATACGAACAGCCCCACGCCGCGGGATTGGGCGTATCCGGCCAGCTCGTGCAGGAATTTCCATTTGTCGGGACGCTCTTCCCACCCGTCGTCGACGGTGCTGTACTCGATGCCCAGCGATGCTGCGGTGTCGATCACCCGCTTTTCGCCTTCGAGGGTCATGAAGCCGCCGTCGATGCCGCTCCACCAGCTCCACAGCGAGCGTCCGGGGACGATCCACGACGTGTCGGCGAACAGTTCCGGGTCGGGAGCCGGGTTGAGACTGGTGATGATGTCGGTATTTACCAGTGCGTCGAGGTCGCGGGCGATGATCGTGACGCGCCACGGGGTGACGATGTCGCCTGACAGCTCGAATCCCTCCTGTTCGGTGAAGTCGGCCCGCAGGCTGGCTCCGGGTTCCGCGCGCAAACGCATGCCGCTGTAGTCGTACAGCGCGGCTTCGGCTATCATCACGTATTCGTCGGGGGGGCGGTAGAGCAGCGGCATGGTCTGCACCGGTCCCTGTCGGGAGACGATGTGCAGGCTGTCGGCCGTCGTGGATATCCACTCTCCGGCATAGGTGAGCAGTTTCCACCCGGAATTCCGCTCGGCGAACCAGACCCTGCTCTGGTGGGGCGGCCGCCATTGGGCCGCTTCCCCGTTGACGGTCCGCGTGCCGTCTCCCGGCAGGACGAACCGGTAGGCGAAGCCGTCGTCGTAGAGACGCGTCTGGAGCCGGTATTTATAGGCCGAAGGACGGTGCGTCACGTCGAAGAGGTATTCGTTGCACCGCCCCTCCGATACGGCTTTGCGTCCCGTGACGGAGTAGGTCTCGTCGATTTTCCGTGTGCCTGCCGGGCGCAGGGCCGCATCGCGGAACAGCTCCGTGTCGTCGATGGTTATGCCCAAGGCCGAGGTGTCGATGACCGTGCGGCCGTCGTGGGTTACGGTGTAGTACAACCCCTCCTTGCCGGCGAATACCTCTGCCCGGATGTTGCCCGAAGGGCTTTTTTGTGCGGTGCCGCCGCAGCCTGCGGACAGAAGGGCCATGAAGGCGAAAAATGCTGTTGTTCTCACGTTGCGTTATTTTTTAAGTTCCAGAGTTTCCCATTCGATGATTCGGCCCTGCCGGGTGAGGGCTTTTACCGTTATTTCCGTCCGCTCCCCGTCGATGGGTGCCGTATGTTCGAACGGATAGTCGGTGTCTTCGGTCGTTCGTCCGTCTACGGTGAACCAGACTTTCCGCAACTGCGTGTCGTCTTGGGTGAGATAGACGAATACGTTGTTTGCGGCCCGGCCGAAACCGACCCGCATGCAGCGTACGGCGTCGTCCTGCGTTGCGGCGTAAGGGGTTTGCCAGCGCGTCTCTGCGGTGAAGAGTGCGGCGAGCTGCGGCCGGACCGGGGTCGGGGTTTCGATCCTGACCGCGGCGATTCCGTTTCCGGCGACGCGGACCGTGAAACGTCCGTCGGCGAGCTGGCCCGATGCGCCGCTGCCGCCTATGACCTGCGTCCTGTAGTGCCCTCCGTCGGAATGTCCGCTCAGGGCGTAGTCCAGCGCGACGTCCGTTTCGACGGTTTCAGCAGACTGGTTCATGAAAACGATATACAGCGCGTCGTCGTCGACGGCCGAAATGTAGTTGAGCTGCCGGTCGGCCGGCGTCGCCAGCCCCGTCGGCATCCACAACCGGGCTTCGCGGCCGTAGATTGTGCCGGGGAGGTGACCGTAGAACTTGCTTTGCAGGTAGGCGTATCCTTCGATGAATTCACCCGGAAAATCCACCTTCCCGCCGCTCCGGAAGAGGGCCTGCGTGACGAGAAAATCGTAAAGCAGCGATATGTGCGGCATGATGTGGTTGTAGTGGAAGGAGTTGGCGCCCAGTTCCATGTGGCCCCGGAGCGGATAGTCCGCCTTTTCGTATACGGTCGTGCGGGCCGTGTTGATGTGGTAGCCCGGAAAATTGCGGTAGCGGCCTATGACGGCGTGGTCCGCCGTGCGTGCCAGAAACCCGTCGCCCGTGTAATGCGCCAGCCGCAGCATCCACGCAGCGTAGTTGGCCATGAAGATACCCCGGTGTCCGGTGCTCGTTCCGGAGGATTCCGGGGTGAGTCCGATTTCCGAAAGCCGCCATGCCGGGACCCGTTCGGCGGGAGCGTCCATCTGCGCATGTCCTTTCGACTTGAGGTATTGGTAGTGCGGGGCTTTCCCGTCGGGATTGACCAAAATATCCCGGTCCGGGACGGCGGGGGAGTACCAGACGTACTGCGTGTAGAGTTTCGCCCCGCGGCAGCCGGTGTGTCGATGCGCCGGCGGATGTAACGGTCGGCCCCCGCGACGGCTTTTTTCAGGTATCCGGGCTTTCCGGTGGCCCGGTAAAGGTGCATGGCGTTTCTCCATGTGCCGCCCTGCTCGACGACGTCCAGATTGCGCACGCGCGTGGAGTGGTACTCTTTTCCGGCGAAGGAGAGCAGGTAAGGCGCATTGTCCTTGAGGATGCTGTTGAGCGCCGTCAGTTCCGAGACCGGGCAGCAGGGGCCGTTCATGCGCCGCGAAGGGTACTGGATGTCCTGCGTCGAATCGGCGCAGAAGAGCAGCTTCTCGCGCGAAAGCACGTATTCGTATACCGGAAGCGCCCTTTCGAGAAGCATCGTCCGGTTGTCGTTCAGGACGGCGATTTCCAGCGGATTGAGACTCGAAACGTTTTTCACCGCGCCCGGAACGTCCGTCGCATAGGTGCAGCCCTTTTCCTTGTCCAGAAAACGGCTGTAGGGGCCGAGTACGTAGGAGATCATGTTTTCGATCGTCCCGTTGAGCGAACCGAGCGCATTGTTCCGGTTGGCTGTGAAGCCGAACAGACGCTCTGCGACATTTTGGAGCGCATCCGTGGTGTCGCCCCGCTCTCCGCAGAGCAGGGCGGAAAAGACGAGTTCCCCGCCCGGAGCCGTTTCGGAACCGATGCCGCCCGGAACCGGGGCGAACAGCATCGGCGAGGCCAATCCCTGCCGGTCGCGCACGGCGACGCCGAAACGGCTGTTGGCGGCCGTCGGCAGCGGATCGAACGGGAATTCGGCGGGGTGGGCCAGAATGCCGTATGTCGCGTTGCGGTAGGTGACGAACGCCGAAGGGACGGGACACCGGAACGCGAGCGTGAGGTAACTTTTGTCGGGGAACCGTTTCTCCTGCCAGATCAGCGGCTGCCAGATTTCGTCGGTTCGTTTCGGGGCTCTCCCCGCAAAACCGGTGAATCCGACCGAATACCAGCCCCCGGTCTTCGCCGTGAGGCGGTAGGTGAGCAGGGGCCGGCCCGTCGCGGTGTCGGCCGTCAGCTCCGCCGCGATGCTGAAAAGGTCGTTTTCGGGGTAGCCGAA contains these protein-coding regions:
- a CDS encoding Ig-like domain-containing protein — protein: MKKLLYAFLIAAVAAVHSGCKDDEETFVHVEKVSIDVRELHLNPGKTYQLSVTIEPADATNRRIAWYSSNTNVATVDKSGLVTALAFGEVTLTAEANDMHVNDAIRLTIDDVDNSIPIESLTLDATSKTFDFAADPGVGAFRFAPAILPENATNKKLKWTSDDPLVAGIDDDGVLVPVSHGKTTIRVSTTDGGNKTARCEVTVIGVKDRNYDSADDYYKIIYFPVNITVKDENGQDTEQTWLDRNLGAKGIAAASNDHTAFGSLFQWSRKADGHEKTKWTSATAGSFVNALAPLNTPTADRRESGREGFMPTNKEPHDWARDDTSNRDGLWGGRFEDKTYAAPLDAATQDNNPCPPGYRVPTVNEFIEMAKAVTGLETMVYGDTSYKVTDLAAVFARSPLKMPWAGQAVVGGTVSGGRGVYWTNMPIIAGAGNIFTNAARFIMLNGTSVYLNNYQRTNAYSVRCIRHTPLDKASAEMR
- a CDS encoding LacI family DNA-binding transcriptional regulator, whose translation is MKKLEMIKHATIKDLAQALGISKSTVSRALADHSDVKPETKRLVLEMAEKMNYRPNPYAQNLIRRRSKVIGVVVPEFVNSFFPRIIIQIQKVFEKEGFNVLITQSGESAEIELKNLHLLENSMVEGIILSVTEKGRNDEYYRRLIDNGIPIVFFNRPSNEVEASKVVIDDFRMAFFAVEHVLYANGTKRTRPLHLMGPKGIFNSATRHQGYKQALSKHGIAPAPDTFVQCRDISRECGFETMNAILDGDRIPDAVFCFNDQLAIGALKAIKKRGYRIPEQIAVMGFSESQSALLTEPQLSSVAQPLDLIGETAANLLLEKIKNPDAPDRTVVLDARINIRESTDVRPQQ
- a CDS encoding glycoside hydrolase family 97 protein, which encodes MRTTAFFAFMALLSAGCGGTAQKSPSGNIRAEVFAGKEGLYYTVTHDGRTVIDTSALGITIDDTELFRDAALRPAGTRKIDETYSVTGRKAVSEGRCNEYLFDVTHRPSAYKYRLQTRLYDDGFAYRFVLPGDGTRTVNGEAAQWRPPHQSRVWFAERNSGWKLLTYAGEWISTTADSLHIVSRQGPVQTMPLLYRPPDEYVMIAEAALYDYSGMRLRAEPGASLRADFTEQEGFELSGDIVTPWRVTIIARDLDALVNTDIITSLNPAPDPELFADTSWIVPGRSLWSWWSGIDGGFMTLEGEKRVIDTAASLGIEYSTVDDGWEERPDKWKFLHELAGYAQSRGVGLFVWRHWEKLNDPADDYRQMRGFLDSVAAVGIKGVKVDFMNGEGIRQIDFNTHLLKNAARRRLLVNLHGCQKPTGEIRTYPNEITREGVRGIELNRITANYEKRMRDESRTPDPDRYVPGDENQNIPASHNAALPFTRGVLGAADYTPVAFTMPGGTTAAHQLAFALLLDSPLLTIAENPFVLSGDERYRPALDIIRRLPTVWDETVVLPQSEIGRLAVIARRKGGTWYIAGVNTAPAEVTIPAGLIPATARKAQIARDAADGSLQTTEVALPAPEPLSVQLPENGGFIAVLE